A region from the Bacteroidota bacterium genome encodes:
- a CDS encoding HAMP domain-containing histidine kinase produces the protein MSVRSGAQTSSPAEPLLPPVKTWKARDLGHPAQTWALAQGSNHFLHAGIIGGILTWDGYRWHFTPSPDNRTVRSLVSGPDGKLYWGTNNQYGFLATDAATGKPAFVSVSDSLDPSLFPFGTAWKMVSGTQSVAVKLNRRIDIITPDTIFTTPLARNYDFLGYSNNQFIGNADQLGFFTISDTTLQFLPKTQALSADYIEYIEPQGQDHYFFAGRKTGLGTIHTGTGTITFWKDGKHPRLLNSTLNGAIRLSDGSLLVHSLGDGIFDYSPTGVLTAHYGKKEGLASDNIKRLLATPDDNFWAATESGISFIERSSPFRYIDERLGVDQLIHSVIRFNGDLVIGSGNGLYRYDKPEGSFRVPSGFHYQVFDLKQVGNRLLGATGGGIIDFTTGEKVLAPNRSRFLFQPAEAPMFLMAGTIHGVYTFKQTAGTLQPHFRIPDFDFDTAGLLETNGRFWINTHQDGAYVYPLIRDTPDPSRRPFRVGSGPGFESGFSHFFIWKDRLLLQNSAGVFHVADSVNVSPIELSLPVDLRPISKIRLSASNTWFLLCSDGQRRVRMVIGDPDSGWDYIQPEGLSPRRYDFTWIENDSTWWAGGDDGLVRFNPARLTGSASAQRTGLSMVILNDTDTLWNGLFTGIQPPHIGQIEKNNILTVYPAIRFRFSEGSPAVQYTTSDDDPRWSGYLSLSSLRFQPGTTGQKDLAFQVRSPDGQDYQPAIIHYEVPIPFHLRWWAWLTYLLLTGWLLFLMLKWQRRSYLRRQEKLEAEIARQSAQLATRQKLTAIGQISAGLAHELNNALAIIQANMDLSDLAIRPLATSGHPDLSADELADFKSALGGIRLGAERIESIVRSMQKASNPHQSDVIPSQINEIVRMVIDFTQPQYPSYGIVFEPDQTIPVILTNPAAVNVAVYNLLINAIEATARRTQSTGYCPPVRIRTQKDESAQEALIYIDDHGDGIPAGLENRVFDPFFTTKPTGKNRGMGLNEAWELLKLAGGTFELKNRPEGGTRVIIQIPLVSRSE, from the coding sequence ATGTCAGTTCGATCAGGTGCGCAAACCTCCTCACCGGCTGAACCCCTGCTTCCCCCGGTAAAAACCTGGAAAGCCAGAGACCTGGGTCACCCGGCCCAGACCTGGGCACTGGCTCAAGGATCGAACCACTTCCTTCACGCTGGCATCATTGGCGGGATTCTGACCTGGGATGGGTATCGGTGGCATTTCACACCCTCACCAGATAACCGGACGGTTCGTTCACTCGTATCGGGACCAGACGGAAAGCTTTACTGGGGAACCAACAATCAATACGGTTTTCTTGCTACGGATGCTGCAACTGGCAAGCCAGCTTTTGTCAGCGTCTCTGACAGCCTTGACCCTTCCCTGTTTCCATTCGGGACCGCATGGAAAATGGTATCCGGTACACAATCGGTTGCTGTAAAACTGAATCGACGGATTGATATCATCACCCCTGATACCATTTTCACCACTCCGTTAGCCAGAAACTACGATTTTCTTGGCTATTCGAACAATCAATTCATAGGAAATGCCGATCAGCTCGGTTTTTTCACCATTTCCGATACCACCCTGCAGTTTCTGCCTAAGACCCAAGCCCTTTCAGCCGATTACATCGAGTACATTGAACCCCAGGGGCAGGACCACTATTTTTTTGCTGGCCGAAAGACCGGATTGGGAACGATTCACACCGGTACCGGAACGATCACTTTCTGGAAGGATGGCAAACATCCGCGATTGCTGAACAGCACGCTGAACGGGGCCATCAGACTTTCTGATGGATCTCTTCTGGTTCATTCCCTCGGCGACGGGATTTTTGATTATTCTCCTACCGGGGTTCTGACAGCCCATTACGGCAAAAAAGAAGGTCTTGCGTCGGACAACATTAAACGATTGCTGGCCACCCCGGATGACAATTTCTGGGCTGCAACCGAATCGGGAATCAGTTTTATTGAACGATCCTCCCCTTTTCGTTACATCGATGAACGACTGGGGGTCGATCAATTGATTCATTCCGTGATCCGCTTTAACGGAGATCTGGTGATTGGCTCGGGGAATGGCTTGTACCGGTATGACAAGCCGGAAGGATCTTTTCGCGTTCCTTCCGGCTTTCACTATCAGGTTTTTGATCTTAAACAGGTTGGAAACCGTCTACTTGGTGCCACCGGCGGGGGAATTATTGACTTCACCACCGGAGAAAAGGTTCTGGCACCCAACCGGTCCAGATTCCTGTTTCAACCAGCAGAGGCCCCCATGTTTCTGATGGCCGGAACCATTCATGGTGTGTACACTTTCAAACAGACAGCCGGAACCCTTCAACCTCATTTCAGAATACCGGACTTTGATTTTGATACCGCCGGCTTATTGGAAACCAATGGCCGTTTCTGGATCAATACACATCAGGATGGTGCCTATGTTTATCCCCTGATCCGAGATACTCCTGATCCCTCCCGCCGGCCCTTTCGTGTGGGATCCGGACCTGGCTTTGAATCGGGTTTCAGTCATTTCTTTATCTGGAAAGACCGTTTGTTGCTGCAAAACTCAGCCGGGGTTTTTCATGTGGCCGATTCGGTGAATGTCAGCCCCATCGAGTTGTCACTTCCCGTGGACCTGAGACCAATCAGTAAAATACGCCTTTCGGCATCAAACACCTGGTTTTTGCTATGTTCGGATGGACAACGCCGGGTGAGGATGGTGATTGGTGATCCTGATTCAGGATGGGACTATATTCAACCAGAAGGATTGTCTCCCCGTCGTTACGACTTCACCTGGATTGAAAATGACTCTACCTGGTGGGCCGGTGGTGATGATGGTCTCGTCCGTTTTAACCCGGCCAGGCTGACGGGCTCTGCCTCCGCACAACGAACCGGGCTCTCCATGGTCATTCTGAACGATACCGATACCTTGTGGAATGGTCTTTTTACCGGTATTCAACCGCCGCATATCGGTCAGATTGAGAAAAATAATATCCTGACTGTTTACCCGGCCATCAGATTCAGGTTTTCGGAAGGAAGTCCGGCCGTTCAATACACCACCAGTGATGATGATCCGAGGTGGTCGGGATACCTGTCCCTTTCCTCCCTTCGCTTTCAGCCCGGGACCACGGGTCAGAAGGATCTGGCTTTTCAGGTCAGAAGTCCCGATGGCCAGGACTATCAGCCTGCCATTATTCACTATGAAGTGCCCATTCCCTTTCACCTTCGGTGGTGGGCCTGGCTTACCTACCTCCTGCTGACAGGTTGGCTGCTCTTTCTGATGCTGAAATGGCAACGTCGCAGTTATCTGAGACGGCAGGAAAAACTTGAAGCAGAAATAGCACGGCAGAGTGCTCAGCTGGCTACCCGGCAGAAACTCACCGCCATTGGCCAGATTTCGGCAGGTCTTGCCCATGAACTCAACAATGCACTTGCCATTATTCAAGCCAATATGGACCTCTCCGATCTTGCTATCCGACCTTTGGCAACCAGCGGACATCCTGATCTTTCTGCCGATGAACTTGCCGATTTTAAATCAGCTCTGGGTGGAATACGGTTGGGTGCCGAGCGGATTGAAAGTATTGTCAGAAGCATGCAGAAGGCCTCTAATCCTCATCAATCCGATGTCATTCCCTCCCAGATTAATGAAATTGTCCGAATGGTCATCGATTTTACACAGCCCCAGTATCCATCCTACGGAATCGTATTTGAACCCGATCAGACGATTCCGGTGATTCTGACCAATCCTGCAGCTGTGAATGTGGCAGTTTACAATCTGCTGATCAATGCCATTGAAGCAACTGCCCGTCGTACTCAATCAACCGGATACTGTCCCCCGGTCAGAATCCGTACACAAAAGGACGAATCTGCTCAGGAAGCACTGATTTATATTGATGACCATGGCGATGGAATTCCTGCAGGACTGGAAAACCGGGTATTTGATCCGTTTTTCACAACCAAACCAACCGGAAAAAACAGAGGAATGGGACTGAATGAAGCCTGGGAATTGCTGAAACTGGCAGGAGGAACCTTTGAGTTGAAAAACCGACCGGAAGGGGGTACCCGGGTGATCATTCAGATTCCGCTGGTCAGCCGTTCAGAATAA
- the mce gene encoding methylmalonyl-CoA epimerase, with the protein MISHIEHLGIAVKNLEESIRYYEDILGLKCYGIEEVRDQKVKTAFFQVGQTKIELLESTDPEGPVGKFIEKRGEGIHHIAFAVDNVGNSLNAVKEKGVQLIDQAPRRGAEGLNIGFLHPKSTFGVLTEFCAKP; encoded by the coding sequence ATGATTTCACACATTGAACACCTCGGAATCGCAGTAAAAAATCTTGAAGAATCGATCCGGTACTATGAGGACATTCTCGGATTGAAGTGTTATGGCATCGAAGAAGTCCGTGACCAGAAAGTAAAAACAGCCTTTTTCCAGGTCGGGCAGACCAAAATTGAATTGTTGGAATCAACCGATCCTGAAGGTCCTGTCGGAAAATTTATTGAGAAACGGGGAGAAGGTATTCACCACATTGCCTTTGCAGTGGATAACGTGGGAAACAGTCTGAACGCTGTTAAAGAAAAGGGTGTTCAACTGATCGATCAGGCCCCCCGCCGTGGTGCAGAAGGGCTCAATATCGGATTCCTTCACCCAAAATCTACCTTTGGTGTACTCACCGAGTTTTGCGCCAAACCCTGA
- the apaG gene encoding Co2+/Mg2+ efflux protein ApaG yields the protein MSKCILSEMVTSGIRVKAVPSYIPENSRPEEEKYFFSYTIAITNETNVPVQLLSRHWIIINSEGDREEVTGPGVVGKTPLIEPGETFEYTSFCPLNTEWGTMEGSYRMIDQHGSEFDVQIDRFVLVSDQI from the coding sequence ATGTCAAAATGTATCCTTTCTGAAATGGTGACTTCCGGGATCCGCGTGAAAGCCGTCCCGTCATATATACCCGAGAACAGTCGGCCTGAAGAGGAAAAATATTTCTTTTCCTACACCATTGCCATCACCAATGAAACCAATGTACCGGTTCAGTTGCTGAGCCGCCACTGGATCATTATCAATTCGGAAGGGGACCGTGAAGAAGTAACCGGTCCCGGAGTCGTCGGAAAAACCCCGTTGATAGAACCTGGAGAAACCTTCGAATACACCAGTTTCTGCCCGCTCAATACCGAATGGGGAACCATGGAAGGATCTTACCGGATGATTGATCAGCACGGGTCAGAATTTGACGTTCAGATTGACCGGTTTGTCCTGGTTTCCGACCAGATCTGA
- a CDS encoding response regulator, giving the protein MAKKILIVDDEEMIRELLADIIDSMDLQQVSADNGQDAIRLVQSDPDIGLVILDMNMPLMDGKQCYQQIRTTHSSLRIILSSGRDQSDTERQFGPDPHLFFIQKPYSLQAITDIINRLLPAD; this is encoded by the coding sequence GTGGCAAAGAAAATACTCATTGTTGATGATGAAGAGATGATACGCGAGCTCCTCGCAGATATCATCGATTCAATGGATCTCCAGCAGGTTTCTGCCGATAATGGTCAGGATGCCATCCGGCTGGTTCAGTCCGATCCTGATATCGGTCTGGTGATCCTTGACATGAACATGCCGCTGATGGATGGAAAACAGTGTTACCAGCAGATCAGAACCACCCATTCCAGTCTCAGGATCATTCTCAGTTCAGGTCGGGATCAGTCAGACACGGAACGGCAGTTCGGGCCCGATCCGCATTTGTTTTTCATCCAGAAACCCTACTCGCTTCAGGCCATCACCGATATCATCAATCGCTTATTACCGGCTGACTGA
- a CDS encoding CoA pyrophosphatase, with product MLTSDQMQLILSRYHRTEIDVLPDGFRRASVLVLILDSKDGPELLLTRRTHRVNSHKGQVAFPGGAEDPMDGSSEQTALRETQEETGIPADRIQILGRLNDRLTISDFVVTPVCGWIRDPDPGWLTVTNEEIDRMFTVPLTWLSDPERVRVEQWERQKFITRMYFWRYDNEVIWGMTGLVIAELIDVLMGDGRLSGLTPEPSTMETFLKSVSR from the coding sequence ATGCTTACAAGTGACCAGATGCAACTGATTCTGTCCCGGTACCACCGGACAGAAATTGATGTGTTACCCGATGGATTCCGGCGTGCGTCGGTTCTGGTTTTGATTCTTGATTCAAAAGACGGCCCGGAACTGTTGCTGACCCGCCGTACCCACCGGGTGAACAGTCACAAAGGGCAGGTTGCCTTTCCGGGCGGTGCAGAAGACCCCATGGATGGTTCGTCAGAACAGACCGCACTTCGGGAGACACAGGAAGAAACCGGGATTCCGGCCGACCGGATTCAGATTCTGGGCCGGTTGAATGACCGTCTGACCATCTCTGATTTTGTTGTCACACCCGTTTGCGGCTGGATCCGCGATCCGGATCCCGGCTGGCTGACGGTTACAAATGAGGAAATTGACCGGATGTTTACCGTTCCGCTCACCTGGCTGTCAGATCCGGAACGGGTGCGTGTGGAACAATGGGAACGGCAGAAATTTATCACCCGCATGTACTTCTGGCGTTATGACAATGAAGTAATCTGGGGGATGACCGGGTTGGTGATTGCCGAACTGATTGATGTTCTGATGGGGGATGGCCGTTTATCCGGACTGACACCGGAACCGTCTACCATGGAGACTTTCCTGAAATCAGTCAGCCGGTAA
- a CDS encoding endonuclease/exonuclease/phosphatase family protein, translated as MKRLLLPALLFLTSISVTAQPSDTVAVLFYNVENLFDTIDQPNPYQSEGGDDEYHPGAKKEWTTDRYEAKLKNLAQVINSVNNGKGPDLAGFCEVENQYVLWDLINRHLVNKNFGVVYKESPDARSIDVAVIYRLDRFSVLQSTAYTISLEGFKPTRDILRVDLTAGTTPLTVFVNHWPSKSGGAEKSDPYRMAAAKRLKEVTAQIQNEQPLADFLILGDLNCNPDESPIREGLGIIKGATSPLVNLTEAIWNPETTGTLQYRGKWDLIDQVIVSDGLLNLSGFSVQTGSLRILNDQAYREQEGKFAGSPFRTYAGDKYLGGFSDHFAVTLNLILKR; from the coding sequence ATGAAACGACTCCTTCTTCCTGCTCTCCTTTTTCTGACTTCCATTTCGGTAACGGCCCAGCCCTCCGACACAGTGGCTGTCCTGTTTTACAATGTTGAAAATCTATTTGATACCATCGATCAACCCAATCCGTATCAATCGGAGGGTGGTGATGATGAATACCATCCGGGAGCGAAAAAGGAATGGACAACCGACCGGTATGAAGCAAAACTGAAAAATCTGGCCCAGGTGATTAACTCGGTAAACAACGGCAAGGGACCCGATCTGGCCGGATTTTGTGAGGTAGAAAATCAATATGTTCTCTGGGACCTGATCAACCGGCATCTGGTGAACAAGAATTTTGGGGTGGTTTACAAGGAAAGTCCTGATGCAAGAAGCATCGATGTGGCCGTGATCTACCGGCTCGACCGGTTTTCGGTCCTGCAATCTACCGCTTACACCATCTCGCTGGAAGGATTCAAGCCCACCCGTGATATTCTTCGTGTCGATCTTACAGCGGGGACGACGCCTTTAACCGTTTTTGTGAACCATTGGCCTTCAAAAAGTGGGGGTGCAGAAAAATCGGATCCCTACCGGATGGCCGCCGCCAAACGCCTGAAAGAGGTAACCGCTCAGATTCAGAATGAACAACCTCTAGCGGATTTTCTCATTCTTGGTGATCTGAATTGCAATCCCGATGAAAGTCCGATCAGAGAAGGACTGGGGATCATCAAAGGCGCCACCAGCCCACTGGTCAATCTGACAGAGGCCATCTGGAATCCAGAGACAACCGGAACACTTCAGTATCGCGGAAAATGGGATCTGATTGATCAGGTGATTGTTTCCGACGGATTGTTAAATCTGTCCGGATTTTCAGTACAAACCGGCTCCCTGCGCATTCTGAATGATCAGGCCTACCGCGAACAGGAAGGCAAATTTGCCGGTTCACCCTTCCGGACGTATGCAGGAGATAAGTACCTGGGCGGATTCTCGGATCACTTTGCAGTGACTTTGAATCTGATTTTGAAGCGGTAG
- a CDS encoding type II toxin-antitoxin system prevent-host-death family antitoxin produces the protein MPTTYLSIRDLREQSSRIFSGNNTDGEYIITNNGKPVAVLTSVSEENLEPVLQYVRRAKLTRTLSEIRKRHQQLPSGPLSELEIAEEVKKSRKER, from the coding sequence ATGCCAACCACTTACCTTTCGATCAGAGATTTGCGAGAACAATCATCACGAATTTTTTCGGGAAACAACACTGATGGTGAGTATATCATCACCAATAATGGTAAACCGGTAGCGGTCCTGACCTCGGTTTCTGAGGAAAACCTGGAACCGGTTCTTCAATATGTTCGTCGCGCAAAACTGACCAGAACCCTGTCCGAAATCAGAAAACGGCACCAGCAGCTACCCAGTGGGCCGCTTTCTGAATTAGAAATCGCCGAAGAAGTGAAGAAATCGCGGAAAGAACGGTGA
- a CDS encoding putative toxin-antitoxin system toxin component, PIN family gives MRIVLDTNVLISGILNPDGNPGKILGLLINEQIRLVTDSRVSDEYHRVLKRPRFRLTDSEVSVLMDFIDSVSDEVVTGPSTLTANDPDDQKFLEVAQTAQADYLVTGNLADFPVSEATGFSIVSPADFIRVWIEYQTKKSGD, from the coding sequence GTGAGAATCGTTCTTGACACCAATGTTTTGATCAGCGGTATTCTGAATCCGGACGGAAATCCGGGTAAAATCCTTGGGTTGCTGATTAATGAACAAATCCGGTTGGTTACTGACAGTCGGGTCTCGGACGAGTATCACCGGGTGCTTAAGCGCCCAAGGTTCAGGTTGACAGATTCAGAGGTTTCTGTGCTCATGGATTTCATTGACTCGGTTTCGGATGAAGTGGTGACGGGTCCGTCCACTCTGACGGCAAATGACCCGGACGACCAGAAATTTCTGGAAGTGGCACAAACTGCTCAAGCCGACTATCTCGTTACCGGCAACCTGGCAGACTTCCCTGTCTCAGAAGCCACCGGATTCAGCATTGTTTCACCTGCCGATTTTATCCGGGTTTGGATTGAGTACCAAACAAAAAAGTCCGGCGACTGA
- a CDS encoding MFS transporter produces MQKPQLSFWSIWNMSFGFLGIQFGWGLQMANMSAIYNYLGANPDEIALLWLAAPVTGVLIQPLVGQWSDRAWTRLGRRRPFILFGAILASVALILMPNSPTIWIAAGLLWVLDGTINASMQPFRALVADKLPEEQSSQGFAIQSLFIGLGGTIASALPWMMTNWFGLASDATEAGKIPMSVTISFYIGAVAFLGAVLWTVFSTSEYPPSDKELEDMKNRPFDWSLGLGDVFRTAMNLPKRMWELGVVQFFTWVGMFCLWVYFSPAITKEIYQAAAGSPEMAAATEWAGFSFALYNLVCFLFSFVLLWVTKYTGAKLMHAVALAIGGLGLISIQWMTSPEQLLISMVAIGIAWASILSMPYAMLTSSLPADKVGVMMGMFNLFIVVPQVVASAGLGWVLHTFLGNEPMNALALGGFSMLLAAVLTLTVVSYKKPVGGTVVSGGGGGH; encoded by the coding sequence ATGCAAAAACCCCAACTTTCCTTCTGGTCCATCTGGAACATGAGTTTTGGATTCCTCGGCATTCAGTTTGGCTGGGGACTGCAAATGGCCAACATGAGTGCCATTTACAACTATCTGGGTGCGAATCCCGATGAAATTGCCCTGTTGTGGTTGGCCGCACCGGTAACTGGTGTACTGATTCAGCCCCTGGTCGGGCAGTGGAGTGACCGCGCCTGGACCCGGCTTGGTCGGCGCCGGCCTTTCATTTTATTTGGCGCTATTCTGGCTTCTGTTGCGCTGATTCTGATGCCCAACTCTCCAACCATCTGGATTGCTGCCGGCCTTCTCTGGGTTCTCGATGGTACCATCAACGCCAGTATGCAACCCTTCCGTGCATTGGTTGCTGATAAGTTACCCGAAGAACAAAGCAGTCAGGGGTTTGCCATTCAGTCCTTGTTTATTGGTCTGGGCGGAACCATTGCCTCGGCACTGCCCTGGATGATGACCAACTGGTTTGGGCTGGCTTCAGATGCCACCGAGGCAGGGAAAATTCCCATGTCGGTAACCATATCCTTTTACATTGGTGCGGTGGCCTTTTTAGGGGCCGTTTTGTGGACGGTTTTCAGTACATCCGAGTATCCGCCTTCTGATAAAGAACTGGAAGACATGAAAAACCGGCCTTTTGACTGGTCACTTGGTTTGGGAGATGTGTTCAGAACGGCCATGAATCTGCCAAAACGGATGTGGGAGCTGGGTGTCGTACAGTTTTTTACCTGGGTGGGGATGTTTTGCTTGTGGGTGTACTTCTCGCCGGCTATTACCAAAGAAATTTATCAGGCAGCAGCCGGCTCCCCTGAAATGGCGGCTGCCACGGAATGGGCGGGTTTTTCCTTTGCTCTGTATAACCTGGTATGCTTTCTCTTCTCCTTTGTGCTGCTTTGGGTGACGAAATACACCGGTGCCAAACTGATGCATGCGGTTGCCCTGGCCATCGGTGGTCTCGGTCTGATTTCAATTCAGTGGATGACGAGTCCGGAGCAGTTGCTGATTTCCATGGTGGCCATCGGAATCGCCTGGGCATCCATTTTGTCAATGCCGTACGCCATGCTGACTTCATCCCTTCCTGCTGATAAGGTGGGAGTGATGATGGGAATGTTCAATCTGTTTATCGTTGTTCCACAGGTGGTCGCTTCTGCAGGTCTCGGGTGGGTCCTTCACACCTTCCTGGGCAATGAACCAATGAATGCCCTTGCGCTGGGTGGCTTTTCCATGTTACTAGCCGCTGTACTGACGCTGACTGTGGTTTCCTACAAGAAACCCGTTGGGGGAACAGTGGTCTCGGGTGGCGGTGGTGGACACTGA
- a CDS encoding acyl-CoA dehydrogenase family protein, which produces MGNSSIKGGDFLIREVSAGEVFTPEQFSDEHNMIAELVNGFVEQEVMPHLDDIDAMKEGLLAGIMKKAGEQGLFQVSVPEAYGGMEVDKTTSIIIADYSGKGASFAVSLGAHTGIGTLPILYFGTEEQKKKYIPKLASGEYLGAYALTEAGSGSDALGAKAKAEKSADGKSWILNGEKMWITNAGFADVFVVFAKVDGEQFTGFIVERTDSGVSLGAEEKKMGIKGSSTRVVKLDNCVIPADRVLGEIGKGHKIAFNILNVGRFKLGASTIGASKYVMTEAVKYANERKQFGVTIGTFGAIQHKIAEMAIRNYAGDSMLYRTAGHLDAATHGHQATTPEGAEAVLRGIEEFAVECSILKVAGSEILDYVADEGVQILGGYGFSAEYPMDRPYRDSRINRIFEGTNEINRLLIPGMLLKRAMKGQLNLMGPAMAVQGELMSVGGLEEESGELFAAEKKAIANAKKVFLMVAGFGVQKYMDKIADEQEIMMNVADIIMDIYAMESMLLRTEKRIAAEGREACAHLVDAVSVYVNDAMDRIASWGKTAIASMSEGDDMKMLLSGLKRFTRWTPVNTRDARRRIARRQLESNRYDM; this is translated from the coding sequence ATGGGTAACTCTTCAATAAAAGGCGGCGATTTTCTGATAAGAGAAGTATCTGCCGGAGAAGTTTTCACACCGGAACAATTTTCGGATGAACACAACATGATTGCCGAACTCGTGAATGGATTTGTTGAGCAGGAGGTCATGCCTCACCTCGACGATATCGATGCAATGAAAGAAGGCCTGTTGGCAGGTATCATGAAAAAGGCAGGTGAACAAGGCTTGTTTCAGGTGTCGGTTCCAGAGGCGTACGGTGGCATGGAAGTGGATAAAACCACCTCGATCATCATTGCGGATTATTCGGGAAAAGGTGCCTCTTTTGCGGTTTCACTCGGAGCCCACACCGGAATCGGAACCCTCCCGATTCTATACTTCGGAACAGAGGAACAAAAGAAAAAGTATATCCCAAAATTGGCCTCGGGTGAATACTTGGGCGCCTATGCACTGACCGAGGCGGGTTCAGGGTCTGATGCACTGGGAGCAAAAGCAAAGGCAGAAAAATCGGCAGATGGGAAATCGTGGATTCTCAATGGTGAGAAAATGTGGATTACCAATGCAGGATTCGCCGATGTATTTGTGGTTTTTGCCAAAGTGGATGGGGAACAGTTCACCGGTTTCATTGTGGAACGCACCGATTCCGGGGTCTCTTTGGGCGCTGAAGAGAAGAAAATGGGCATCAAAGGATCCTCGACCCGCGTTGTCAAGCTGGACAATTGTGTGATACCGGCTGATCGTGTGTTGGGTGAAATCGGGAAGGGCCACAAAATTGCCTTCAATATCCTGAATGTCGGTCGTTTCAAATTGGGGGCCTCAACCATCGGGGCATCGAAATACGTCATGACTGAAGCCGTTAAATATGCCAATGAACGCAAACAGTTCGGTGTTACCATCGGGACCTTCGGCGCCATTCAGCATAAAATCGCCGAAATGGCCATCCGGAATTATGCAGGTGATTCCATGTTGTACCGGACGGCTGGTCACCTCGATGCGGCCACTCACGGACACCAGGCGACCACTCCCGAGGGAGCAGAAGCAGTTCTTCGCGGAATAGAAGAATTCGCCGTTGAATGTTCCATTCTGAAAGTGGCCGGATCTGAAATACTGGATTATGTGGCTGATGAAGGGGTTCAGATTCTGGGCGGATATGGATTCAGTGCCGAGTACCCCATGGACCGACCCTATCGCGACAGCCGCATCAACCGGATTTTTGAAGGAACCAATGAAATCAACCGGCTGCTTATTCCCGGCATGCTGCTGAAACGCGCCATGAAAGGTCAGTTGAATCTGATGGGTCCGGCCATGGCTGTACAAGGTGAACTGATGTCGGTGGGTGGATTGGAAGAAGAGTCGGGTGAATTGTTTGCAGCCGAAAAGAAGGCCATCGCCAATGCCAAAAAGGTTTTTCTGATGGTGGCTGGTTTCGGTGTTCAGAAGTACATGGATAAAATTGCCGATGAACAGGAAATCATGATGAACGTGGCCGATATCATCATGGATATCTACGCCATGGAATCCATGCTCCTACGCACCGAAAAACGGATTGCGGCCGAAGGCAGGGAAGCCTGTGCTCATCTGGTGGATGCAGTGAGTGTGTATGTGAATGATGCCATGGACCGGATCGCCTCCTGGGGAAAAACCGCCATTGCATCCATGTCGGAAGGGGATGACATGAAAATGCTTCTTTCGGGCCTGAAACGCTTCACCCGCTGGACACCGGTGAATACACGCGATGCCCGTCGCCGGATTGCCCGCCGACAACTGGAATCGAACCGCTACGACATGTGA